A region of the Yarrowia lipolytica chromosome 1C, complete sequence genome:
ATGTAGGTAACAACTCCTTCACGAACCCCGTCTTCCTTCTCTGTACAGCGTTAGTACATCTCATTTTTCAGCGGTCTGGGCATGTTGTGCTGTCGAACAAACTACCGTAAGGCTCGTGATTGACATGTAGTCAATAAATGTCAGAGATTTCACAGGTGACCAGTAACAGTGTTGGTATAACAATTGCCATAGGGAAGGTAGATGCCGGGTAGATGACGGGTAGATGCCGGGTAGATGACGGGTAGATAACAGGTTAAAAGCTGTGAACTAACCCTTCTCTGTTTAACgtggtggagaagtcgTGGTTGAATGTGACAGCACCCGATTCTCTTGTCTGGTTCGAGGCGGATTGCGCCGATTCTGGCTTCAGGAATGCCGTGCTCTGAGAAATCATTTTGTTGTCAAGTGCCAGTCGCGTAGATTTCGGAGGCTGAAGAAACTTGATCTCAAGCCACAGCGTGTTATGTTTGAACATTGAGGGTCATGGTGATACACCCATCGGGTTTTATTCCATCACAAGCCCTGTATCGTATTTTCCAACACCATAGTGTTCGTGTCAGTGTTGGAAGAGGAAGTGTTGTGCGGATATGTCTGAGGATATGATCTGGTAATACTAATTAGTTTCCAGGCTCTACTAGACTCTCAAATCAGTCCAAACTGGGACTTGATGGTACTCATAGTTGTACCTAATAGCAGCAACTTTTCGATAATTCCAACCCGACTATTCGTATCCCAATTGCACCTTCACCCATCCCACCACGGTCTCTTTTCTGATTACGAAATTTAAGAATGAAATTTCAGCTTAATTAAGGTAAAAAGTAAAAGAAAAATATTTTAAACTTAAAAATAAATTTAAAAtaattaaaataaataaataaaataaaaaataaaataaataaaaataaaaataaataaaaaaacaacaaccaaATCTATAATTGTAGCCATTGTTGGTGTAAACAGACATTGCTCCCTACTTCCAGCTCTCATTCAGTAGTTATTCCTGAAACAAGGACATACAAAAAACCCTTTCTCCATGCGGCGTAATGCACGAATTATTATACTTGTGATCACTACCACACGCGTTTCGAAGATACTGTACGTTCGGTGCGTGCTTTGTGCCGGTGACAATCATGGAAGCAACCGAAATACGACTGCTGATACTGCAGGAAGAGCCTCTTGATACCCTTGTTGCATTGAATGAGACTTGTCGTAGCTGGCGGTCGTTCATGTTGGCCCATGACGAGTCTCTGGTGCGTCCAAAAGTCCTTCAACGTGTTCCCTGGATGGAGCTCGTGCCTGAAGTGGGTATGGGCTCTTGGATGGACTGTGCACGTTTGATAGTGGCTAGAAGGCGATCTCTAACCGAAGAACCTGACAAATGGTGGAGATTCAATGAAAGGCAAGCAACTGAAAACTACTGTCTTCATGAGCTGATGAGGAACACAGATATTGGTTATTTGCCAGCGGAAAACATTGATGGAGGTACACTACCTGACACTTTTGAGCCTCTATTTGAGTCTGAGATGGCCCATGTCCAGGGCAAGTACTTTCTGAGTCCCAGGGGTAAAGTGCTGGATATGACAACGATAAAACTTGTTGGTGAGCCTATTGAGAGAAAAAGAGCCACTGTCTACAGTTCTCTTTTTGCAATGGACGCTGCTAAAACAGACGGGCTTTGGCGGACCAAGTGTCCCCGTTCGGGTGTCACTGTGGAGAGCAAGGTCCCTTTCAAAGTCAGACAACAGAAGGATGACATGTTGGTGATCTCCGATACTGAGAGTGGAAAGACGTACATTGTTAAAGATGCGTTTCTGGAGAGTTCCAATTTCGTGTTTGATCCTGAAAGCGCCAAATGTGTTCATTTCCCTCAGTATCAACCTACCTACGACCTTGCAATGACCCCAGGCTGGAGAGGAGTCATCTGTATAGaagattttttttttgagagAGGGCCTGGAGCTCAAGTCAAGTTGTACTATTGTGATTTGGCTGACAAAGACTCTGACAGGATTCTTCTCTGTAAGTTTCCGAGACCTAACAACGAGAATATTTCCACAGTTATCTTCTATGCAGGAATGATGTTTCTGAATGTCAATATTTCTGCTATGGTTCCGTTATGGATAGACCTAGAGCGGTTCCAGGATACAAGTCACGCGTTTCTCGGAAACAAATACTGTTGGAGAACTGTTTTGATGAGAACCGGGTCTCACATTCACTACTCATGCATGGACAAATGGTACGACATGGTTAGGTCGAGTGACGAAAGATGGGTGAGCAGCTGGTTCGGCAGACAAGTTGGCGACCTTTGGACGTTCAAAACTTACAGTGTTGGTGACCCGGGCTTGCACACTTGTGCTCCCTGTCCACATTTCCACCCCTTGGCCTCCACCATTTTCGTGGGACGAAGCGCTGCCAACCAACCAATCTTTTACACGGTCACAAAGCCACTGCTGGAGACTCTCGACTCGTTCTTGTACGGAAAGAGGTTCAACCAAAACGGCTTTCCGGGTGGATCTGTTAAAACAGATCCCTCCAAGTTTTGGAAGAAGGTCATCCAAGAGTACGACAAGAATCCCTTTTTGGCCTTCACGCAGTTTGGGGATAAACGGAGGCATTTTGTGAGCGACCAGAGCCTGACCAGCGAACGTTTGGAGGATCCTATTGGTCTTTCGTGGTTGGAGGAATGGGGTTGTCAGTGAGAGACTACATTTGGCTGTTGAGCAAGTACAtatattactgtactgagCTTGAGAGCGGGGTGTATTTTTGTCATTTCTTTGCTTCTGATTGTTTCCTTCTTATTAACAAATTCAGAAAGAGAGGACAATATAGAGGGGGAGGTGTAGAATGTACTGGTTAAGCCGATCAGACATCTAGTAACTCTTTGGCAACCAAACATGTATTTACAAGGACCTTGATCTCTTGATGGAAAGctcagtacagtacatactatcGTCAGACAATACTGCTACTGGGGGGGTGTCTGATCTATACCTATCAAGAATCTGTTGAACTGCCCTCATCTTCTCTCGGGCTTCTGGATTCTTCTAACCTTGTGATGTTGATAAGAACAGTGTGGCCCCTGTTCCGCACTCCAAACCTGTTACAGAGGACCCTGAACAGGTTGAATATCACTCTTATCAGTATAGAGAGCCTGAGCAAAGCCTAGCTTGTAGTCCTCCAAGTCGAACACTGCGTATGCGTTTCGGAGAAACGAGTCGCCCAGAATACTGATGCCGTCATAGGTTTCGCTGGAAACCAAACCAAAGTAGCAGCCGGTATCACTTTGGTTGCCTGACAGGCGCGAAATGGGAACCACCATGGTCTCTGGGTGTGCATGGATAGTTCCGTTGGGCAGGTTGAAACTGATGGACGGCTCGGCGTTGCAATCGATGGTGTACACCCCCAGATCAGGTATCCAGGAGCCCACCTGGACCGTGCGAGTAAGATGCTGGAACACGTCGTCGGGGATCAGGGTAGCTACCGACCCAGTGTCTACGGCAAATGAGCTGTAGAGAGAAAAGTTGACGCCATTAACAGAAAAGTCGTCGACAAGAATGGAGGCCCCTCTAGAGGGGTCAGGAACTTTGTTCCATGCGAGGTCTCCGGAGAACTTGGCGTGGTCGATTCCTCCTAGCAGAAAGGTGACTTCACTCGAGCTTGCAGAAGGggagaagattgagaaAACTGCTCTGTCAATGTATCCCTGCTGCTTAGAAGCGAACACAAAGTTGGGATAGGTCTCTCCATCGTCGGCGGAGCTTTCCTGCTCTTCGAAGGAGACTCCAAAGATGCCTCCATCTTCGGTTTGCACGGTTCCAAATGAAAACTGGGGCAGGGTAACAGACCCCACAGTGAGGGTATCAGAGACCCAGTTTCCTCTATTGTTGGGATCACCAATGTAACCAACATCAAAGTTGTTGTTTAGCAAGCTGTAGGTGGAAGAGGCGTCGGCGTCGAAAGCTCCCGCAGTAGCTGGACATTGGCCACTGCACTGTTGGTCTGGGGCAGTTGGGACCCACAGATCCGCTGATCCAGTGTCGAAGGTGACTTCAAACTTCTGTGGGGGGGTCCCCAGAGTGATGTtggtgtacaagtaccgatCGGTCTTTCCATCAGCAGCCCTGATGGTTTCGTACTTCGAGGCCAGTGAGTAAGACACAACCTTGGGGGAAGTTGGAGCAGCTACTGCTAGAGCAGACAGCAAAAGAAGGGAATAGGTCAACATCGTTGATTGGAAACTTCTCCATTTTTGCGCGAATGGAGCATTATTTATAACGCTGAAGCGAACGGCATCAACTCTATCCACGATGGTGAAGCTATGGTCGAACTGTATCCACCCATATCGTGAACTTTCAGCGTAGCACTCAGAGTAGTGCGATAACAGTGTGAGTTGAGTGCGAGATAGCTGGACGTTTCCGGTGCCGCGGTTGATTTTTATCACCTGGTAGATACCCCACCGATTTTTTGAGTAGTTTGGCTAAGACTTAACAAACTTGGTTACAGATTGACGGACTATTACTTAGACATATATCTGATTCTTATCTAAAATAGTCAAAATGAGCTGACTACAGTTAAGACCTTCAGTATCGAATGTACTACTGTATTTGACAAGACATGTCAACACGTTCTAAGGAATGCAAGATGTAAATTACATTGTTCATTGCAACCAATTCTTCTCACAATCTCCCACAGAATCATGGGCTACTTATATCTACAGTATACGCCGTTATTATCGTCCAACTCTCTACACTCTTTCTCCTTACAGTGTGATACAGAACGACTACCGTGACAGTCGTGCACAGATGAGTCGAGCAAGGCTACAGGTATATTATTTGTACAACAGTTTCTCCTGACTGGTTACTCTTCTACAAAGATGTTTCTGATTGGTTACTCTTGTTCACATCCGTTCAACCCCCAAAGAAGTCCAGCTGTACCCGTTTGCGTAGTACCTGGCTGATTCCTCACATAATGATAAGTCATTACATAGTGATTAGAGGAACCTGCTTggtcgtagacgagatgtcGATCCTATAGATAGTTTTATCCACTGATCTAGATTCTCTCCTCTGGTGAATGAGCACTGTGCTACTATCGGAACGTGGTGTCCCTAGAAGTGGGTTGTAAGTTGTTACATTAACTATATCTaatcaataatacttatgatcttcaataaGAACAGTATGCTGCTGAGCTTGCATTCGATACAAAGATTGTTCTCGTAAATGAAGTAATAGTTCTTCGAATGTATGAGAAAAATGTTTAACGGAGCACAAATCACTTTGTACTAGATTGCTTAGATGCTTCGTATCTTTTATAATTGCTGAGGGTGGGTGATCAACCGAGCtttcttttatttttttattttttatttttttatttttttttcaatactttttttccttttctttttcttttttattttttttttgaaaaatCAAATCTTACTTCTGTATACGGTATTCCAAGATCGCCGTGCTGAACTCGTTGTGCGTATGTAAAAACAAACAAAGCTCCTGGAAAGAACAATTTTGCGATCTCCCTTGCAGGAGCGAGCTTTTATCTTTGAAAAAGTACATTCATCTCAactttttccatttttctCATGTATGTTAACCGCGCTTTGTTACTGGAAACTGTCGAGAAGAGGGATGAAAGATCTTATCTAATATCCGCCAAATCATCTTACATAAACATTGGCCATTTTCTGCCCGTTCTACGCTTATTCGACCACTAAAAAGCCACAGAGAGACATGTCGATcaatatataaataccAAGAACACCGCTGGAAGCAATTCGATTGTCGACACACGAACGGCAcagctcacgtgaccgatTTTTGTCAGAAAGATCTGCACTCTCCCAGCTCTTCCGGTGAAAACTGCAAAAACAAAAGTGAAAACTTGGCACCCGAATGAAAGCTTCAAAATCTAGAGAATTTCGACGAAAgtgaagaaagaaaaaaaaaaactaaCTAATAGCCTgatcctcctcttctttctctctGTTTTTATACCATACACGAACCATTTCGTCTCGGAAGATCCCCTCTGCCTTCCGAAGAAAGTTCGGCGATCAAATTGATAATCATTGCATCAACTCTAATCAGATGCACTTGTAGAAATACGACACATAATGGAAGAAAAGTTTTCATATTTGCATGAAGCGGATTAAATGCAGTtagcagtacaagtacaatacccAGAAGAGAGATTTGTCCAGTTTAAATATCTCTCATATGCACCTTCGGTAGCCGTAGAGCTATGTACATGACACCAAACTCTTAGTAACATGTACCGTTGGACTCCTGAGACTCTGCTGATCCTTTTGGTACCATACATGACCTACTTTTATGAACGTGGAACCAGAGGGAACTACACAGCTCACATCTATCTTGCATCCAATAAACTTACCCTACCTCAGCTAAAGTTGCACTAACAACCGAGGGTGGAAACATGAGAAGCTGTGAACAATGCGACGGTAACCGGAATAGGCAGCAATTAGACCTAGAACTAGCGCGTCTCACATGGTTCTCATGTTCCTAGATTCGCGTCTGCTCCATTTGGTGAAGTTACATGGTGGGCAGATTCCCTAAACGAGATGCTAAGATGCTACGTTGGCTACAAAGACAGTGAACATCATATGATGGTATTAAATTGTTTCCCCGAATCAATCTCTTTCTTCTTATTATGCCCTTGTCTTTGTAGGTCTTGATCGCACCATTCTATGTTCATTCTAAGAGTCCCACTAAAGACGTACTTAACCACCCTCCCAGACTAACTAGAGCGTCGTGAGTGGTGCCAGTACTCTCTTGACCTGGTCTAAGACTCCCGTCAACTTCCTTTTTCATCTCTAGCCCCCTCTCAAACCCCCGAGACAACTACCAGTGGCTACAGGGGTAGTGCGTTGTCTCCGCTTTCGACTAGCTTGGTCAATTATAGGCCAAATCGAAGACTGTTTTTTTCAAGAACAATTCCCACACCTCAGAGAGTCCATTTCTATATCTTTCGTGTAACTACAATCTCTTTCCTCATCCAAATTACTCAGTTTCCGCAAATTTCTCGATTTTCTTGGACTCAAAAGTCAGGTTCGTCATACCAGCCGAGTCCCGCCATTATAATGAGCCAACCAAATCAACCCTGCATACCCCTTGCCTTGAACTGGCAGCTCCAAACCCCGTTTTGGACCGTCTATTCCCCTCCTGGCTGCATGTCGCTTAGATAAGCGGAAGTTTAATGTTTCTCATAATCTCATTCATGCGAGATAACGACAGCGGTTGGAGAGCGCAATTCAGACATAATTGGAGAGAAAAACGTACTTCCAAACTCCTAACTACTCCAAAAAAACCATGCCGCAACTTGTAAATCAATTGCACCAACAAATGTCGATTAAAATACAAAAAGATACCCTAACTCGACAAATACTGAAGCCACCGAAATTTCAAACCCATTATTGAGACCACCCGATCGCCATCAACTCTATGATACCAAATACGCTCCCGTCCATTAGTCATCAGCCATCATTatgttttttctttcttgaTTCCGCTTACATAAGCATCGACATATATTAAGGTTTCGGCTGTGAGATGGAGGGTAATGCCTCATTAGCGCCGCTGCAGCGAGCCTCAcaagagacagagagacAGGGGCAGCGCTCGGAtgtcgtcacgtgactgtttGGTATGTAAGCCGGCCAAGTCCGGGTTGATTTCTGGCATGTGTCGATCTCCAGCGGCGGCTGGGTCTTGCTGGCCTGTTCCCCCTCAAAATACCCTAACCCTTGGAATTAACCTCTGCAGCAGTGGGACACGCCAGCGCACGATACGTTAGCACGGTGACGATATTGTTTTAGTGACGGGCATTGCAACAGCTACAGACCGATTTTTTTGACATTTGAATTTGAGAGACGAACGTGACACCGCCTCTTGGACGATACGCGACAGTTTACACAAAGGACTTTTCTACACACCACCTATGGCATCTCTACCTAACAGAAGCACGGTTTCCAAGGGCAAGTACTCGTTGACGGACTTCTCCATCCAGCGAACGCTTGGAACGGGTTCGTTCGGCCGGGTGCATCTGGTTCGGTCGGTGCACAACAACCGGTACTACGCCATCAAGGTGCTGAAAAAGGCGCAGATTGTGAAGATGAAGCAGGTGGAGCACACCAACGACGAGCGGCGGATGctcaagctggtggagcaCCCATTTCTGATCAGAATGTGGGGGACGTTCCAGGACTCCAAAAACCTGTTCATGGTGATGGACTACGTGGAGGGAGGCGAGCTGTTCTCGCTGCTGCGAAAGAGCCAGCGGTTCCCCAACCCCGTGGCCAAGTTTTATGCGGCAGAAGTCACCCTCGCCCTCGAGTACCTGCACTCCCACAACATCATCTACCGAGACCTCAAGCCCGAAAACATTTTGCTAGACAAGAACGGTCACATCAAAATCACGGACTTTGGGTTCGCCAAAGAGGTCCGCGACGTGACCTGGACGCTGTGTGGCACGCCAGATTACATTGCGCCCGAGGTGGTCACCACAAAGGCGTACAACAAGTCTGTGGACTGGTGGTCGCTCGGAATCCTCATTTATGAAATGCTCACCGGCTACACGCCCTTCTACGACCACACGCCCATGAAGACGTATGAGAACATTCTCATGGGTCATGTGCGGTACCCTTCGTACCTGCATCCGGATGTGACTGATTTGCTGACCAAactcatcaccaaggaccTCACCCGACGATATGGTAACCTGCAGGGCGGCCCACAGGACGTGAAGAACCACCCGTGGTTCTCCGAGGTCATTTGGGAGAAGTTGTTGTCCAAGGATATCGAGACTCCGTATGAGCCTCCCATTCAGAGTGGAGTGGGCGACACGTCGTTGTTTGACAGTTacccggaggaggagctggactATGGAATTGTATGTCCGGACCCGTATGGAAAGTTGTTTGGCGATTTCTAGACGACCAACAGCCGACGAACGGGAGATTGAATCTGAAGAATGCAGGTTTACTGTTGATCGACTGTTTGTCGCAGTGGGTCCCACCAGTTGTTGTTAACTCGATGACTGTCTTCCAGGAACTGTATGGAACACGAAGCCGTGACTGGTCAGTCTCAACAGCTGGAGCAAAGGTTATGTAAGGAATGTATGTATAGAAGTATTAGGGAGAGGGGGGGGAGTGTTTGGGTCTGATTGCGGTTGTTGGAAATAGATGTTGGATAGATTCAATTGGGGGAGTATTGTGAGTCAATTGCAACTGTTCGTCCCTTGAGACCGATTCCGAACACATTGATGATGGGCGGGATCTGTGACACGACTCCATGGTGTAGTCTGTGACAGTCTGTTGAAGCAACCGTTGTTGTAATGGATACGGGACCGCATGTGTAAGGATCCAGTGTCTGCAACCTTCTGGGGAGGAGATCTCCACTTGTCGGACGTGGTTCTGTCCTCATAGAAGGATCCAACCAGGGTTTTCATCGTCGGTTCACGCTCCATTCTCTGGTTCCTTACTCTGTGGGGACACATCTGTGTATATAAGCGTATCGAGAATCTCACCGGCCACTCCTGGAGATCGAGAGCTCCAGACTCAGTCATATTGTGTCGCCTAAACTGCACATGTATGCCTGGATAACAAGACCACCAACAGGAATCAGAGCCATCGAAAAAGCGCCGGGAAGAAGTCACTGAACGCAGCAAATCAACAATCACGCCATTAATCAGGTTGCACTTGCGAGGACTAAGGTCTTCATAAGGccacacacacaagcaCACAAGCCAGCGGAGGTCTGGATTGAAACAAGTATGTTTGTAGCGGTGAATTGGGACGGCCAGTCATCTCATGGACGCTAAATTTATAATAAATATAATGTAGGCACCAGGCTGGTTCTATATTTGTGCCTACAACTGCTTCAGTACGTGAGTTAGATTGATATACTCAGTTGGATCAAAATTACTTGAAGATTACTTGAAGAAAAGTTTCCGGGAGAGCAGGGCAGGAGATAATGGGAAGTCAGAGACGGGCGAAGAGAAATTTACGAATCGAAACATATTCTCCATAATTCCCATCATGACATGATAATTTTTCAATGTCAATGTCGATTTACTGGAACTTACTCTGaggtttttttctttttcgttTTTCATTCTGAAATGTGTAAAATTACTTAGACTTTGTTAAAACTGAACGACAACGTGCGTACAGGGCCTACCGTGATTGGCGCAGTGGAAGGTCCTGTCTGGTCCGGGTGTTCAATGAGCGTCCTCGTCTTTCCCGTCCTTCGAGGTCCAAATTCTGGTCACATCAGACCGAGATGTACGATGTTTGGACCACCAGTTTCTTTCCTCGCTTAAATGATGATAACGATGTATTTTAATCGAATgtattgaaaaaaaatagaacaaaaaagaaaaaaaatagaacaaaaaaaaaaaagaaaaaaagactcCGATCGGAGAATCACTCAATTCGTCAAATATGGGTCTGGTTTGAGCAATAAAAATTGGTCTTATGTATTCATTATCTCATGACTCGAATAACTCGCAATAATCCGCACAAAACCAACTCGATGAATATGAGCCAGAATCACATCATAATTTATCGAGCCGAATATAATGGGTCCAAAAATCAAATGTCTCTGTATAAATCACCTGGAAGATCTCAACCTGAAACAATAACCAAAGCTTCAAAGAGAAATTTGTCTCATAGAAACTAGTCTCCACccctctacaagtaggaaCACTCCAAAATGAGGAACCCTTCCACAGCTCTAGCTCTGGATCACACTGGAACTGACCCTACTCAGGTTC
Encoded here:
- a CDS encoding uncharacterized protein (Compare to YALI0C08283g, weakly similar to uniprot|Q9Y776 Candida tropicalis Secreted aspartic protease 4) yields the protein MLTYSLLLLSALAVAAPTSPKVVSYSLASKYETIRAADGKTDRYLYTNITLGTPPQKFEVTFDTGSADLWVPTAPDQQCSGQCPATAGAFDADASSTYSLLNNNFDVGYIGDPNNRGNWVSDTLTVGSVTLPQFSFGTVQTEDGGIFGVSFEEQESSADDGETYPNFVFASKQQGYIDRAVFSIFSPSASSSEVTFLLGGIDHAKFSGDLAWNKVPDPSRGASILVDDFSVNGVNFSLYSSFAVDTGSVATLIPDDVFQHLTRTVQVGSWIPDLGVYTIDCNAEPSISFNLPNGTIHAHPETMVVPISRLSGNQSDTGCYFGLVSSETYDGISILGDSFLRNAYAVFDLEDYKLGFAQALYTDKSDIQPVQGPL
- a CDS encoding uncharacterized protein (Converted to coding from non-coding YALI0C08250g, similar to uniprot|Q6CD99 Yarrowia lipolytica YALI0C02519g), with translation MEATEIRLLILQEEPLDTLVALNETCRSWRSFMLAHDESLVRPKVLQRVPWMELVPEVGMGSWMDCARLIVARRRSLTEEPDKWWRFNERQATENYCLHELMRNTDIGYLPAENIDGGTLPDTFEPLFESEMAHVQGKYFLSPRGKVLDMTTIKLVGEPIERKRATVYSSLFAMDAAKTDGLWRTKCPRSGVTVESKVPFKVRQQKDDMLVISDTESGKTYIVKDAFLESSNFVFDPESAKCVHFPQYQPTYDLAMTPGWRGVICIEDFFFERGPGAQVKLYYCDLADKDSDRILLCKFPRPNNENISTVIFYAGMMFLNVNISAMVPLWIDLERFQDTSHAFLGNKYCWRTVLMRTGSHIHYSCMDKWYDMVRSSDERWVSSWFGRQVGDLWTFKTYSVGDPGLHTCAPCPHFHPLASTIFVGRSAANQPIFYTVTKPLLETLDSFLYGKRFNQNGFPGGSVKTDPSKFWKKVIQEYDKNPFLAFTQFGDKRRHFVSDQSLTSERLEDPIGLSWLEEWGCQ
- a CDS encoding uncharacterized protein (Compare to YALI0C08305g, similar to Saccharomyces cerevisiae MEK1 (YOR351C); ancestral locus Anc_7.41, highly similar to uniprot|P06245 Saccharomyces cerevisiae YPL203w TPK2 cAMP-dependent protein kinase 2 catalytic chain), which produces MASLPNRSTVSKGKYSLTDFSIQRTLGTGSFGRVHLVRSVHNNRYYAIKVLKKAQIVKMKQVEHTNDERRMLKLVEHPFLIRMWGTFQDSKNLFMVMDYVEGGELFSLLRKSQRFPNPVAKFYAAEVTLALEYLHSHNIIYRDLKPENILLDKNGHIKITDFGFAKEVRDVTWTLCGTPDYIAPEVVTTKAYNKSVDWWSLGILIYEMLTGYTPFYDHTPMKTYENILMGHVRYPSYLHPDVTDLLTKLITKDLTRRYGNLQGGPQDVKNHPWFSEVIWEKLLSKDIETPYEPPIQSGVGDTSLFDSYPEEELDYGIVCPDPYGKLFGDF